From a single Micromonospora pallida genomic region:
- a CDS encoding peptidase C14 gives MDHTSEPTSRRTLLRASGLGGLALAGTALAFSPTASASAAPAESGVDPLSPGRDAVFHVPTVAALLGLDPKQIDDGHLVHIDGHHAAGDGGARLVRWVATSSTPGNGGTVLSPYGDRPGSGRWLQVHDGVVEFRHFGIFDAKTPADAALDAMVNDPTVHRIEAHSDLHFVKRHRFTRSDLVLDFGGHTMSTKGIENAGQDDPFAAVLFFRGTVTDQVHTHKLTEVVKEGWDSFQVGDSSAFAVGQWYAVEVNQLAGRWERELQKLVQVTQIVDGTHIRVNYKDGWELAAGRTLTWTRVEPVSRVHVRNLVFTGNGADQYTGSHPLAYEYAVHCDATDIDATGSFWPVIMRRWCTYFHTARCTLTNPTSVTWGGAGYLTQQIYCLYGHVEDCRTSNARHLNDWTASAYCYVTNCHGDGDDQGPFVTHGQYEHDLVYTGNSGLMTFANSGAAWGSAAKRITVRKHVCSWFVARVKVTDLTLEDVQVIRKDGLAGSGMIWVNADGIQMRGCSADDTLIVSQASNRSGRPNIIEGCAFRLAARATAVVQPNVTVPVHLVRTTITGLDGHTFDGTGALHLTDVTLTGAAGAAPIVVRAAETRISGGTLTDTGIRLAGAADQRLTVGGGAVLRGTNAAKALLSRDAASGTVRWELGGYLSVAADADTAHVVVESGRNRYSAVGTQFSGGRLRLTDAGFGAGSYLHHTGCVEEDVDRTLPAAGPQVRDAGNLTV, from the coding sequence ATGGATCACACCTCCGAACCGACCAGCCGCCGGACGCTGCTGCGCGCCTCCGGCCTCGGCGGGCTCGCCCTCGCCGGCACCGCGCTGGCCTTCTCCCCCACCGCCTCGGCCTCCGCCGCTCCCGCCGAGTCGGGGGTCGACCCGCTGAGCCCGGGCCGCGACGCGGTGTTCCACGTCCCCACCGTCGCCGCGCTGCTCGGCCTCGACCCGAAGCAGATCGACGACGGCCATCTGGTGCACATCGACGGCCACCACGCCGCCGGGGACGGCGGGGCCCGCCTGGTGCGCTGGGTCGCCACGAGCAGCACGCCCGGAAACGGTGGCACCGTGCTCAGCCCGTACGGGGACCGACCGGGCAGCGGCCGGTGGCTCCAGGTGCACGACGGGGTCGTCGAGTTCCGGCACTTCGGCATCTTCGACGCGAAGACCCCTGCCGACGCGGCCCTCGACGCGATGGTGAACGACCCGACCGTGCACCGCATCGAGGCCCACTCCGACCTGCACTTCGTCAAGCGGCACCGGTTCACCCGCAGTGACCTGGTGCTCGACTTCGGCGGGCACACCATGAGCACCAAGGGCATCGAGAACGCCGGACAGGACGACCCGTTCGCCGCGGTGCTCTTCTTCCGGGGCACCGTCACCGACCAGGTGCACACCCACAAGCTCACCGAGGTGGTGAAGGAGGGCTGGGACTCCTTCCAGGTCGGTGACTCGTCGGCCTTCGCCGTCGGCCAGTGGTACGCCGTCGAGGTCAACCAGCTCGCCGGCCGCTGGGAGCGGGAGTTGCAGAAGCTGGTGCAGGTCACCCAGATCGTCGACGGCACGCACATCCGGGTCAACTACAAGGACGGCTGGGAGCTGGCCGCCGGCCGTACCCTGACCTGGACCCGGGTCGAGCCGGTCAGCCGGGTGCACGTGCGCAACCTGGTCTTCACCGGCAACGGCGCCGACCAGTACACCGGTTCGCACCCGCTGGCCTACGAGTACGCGGTGCACTGCGACGCCACCGACATCGACGCCACCGGCAGCTTCTGGCCGGTGATCATGCGGCGCTGGTGCACGTACTTCCACACCGCCCGGTGCACCCTGACCAACCCCACCTCGGTCACCTGGGGCGGCGCGGGTTACCTCACCCAGCAGATCTACTGCCTCTACGGGCACGTCGAGGACTGCCGCACCTCCAACGCCCGGCACCTCAACGACTGGACCGCCTCGGCGTACTGCTACGTCACGAACTGCCACGGCGACGGCGACGACCAGGGCCCCTTCGTCACCCACGGGCAGTACGAGCACGACCTGGTCTACACCGGCAACTCCGGGCTGATGACCTTCGCCAACTCCGGCGCGGCCTGGGGCTCGGCGGCCAAGCGGATCACCGTCCGCAAGCACGTCTGTTCCTGGTTCGTGGCCCGGGTGAAGGTCACCGACCTGACCCTGGAGGACGTCCAGGTGATCCGCAAAGACGGGCTGGCCGGTTCCGGGATGATCTGGGTCAACGCCGACGGGATCCAGATGCGGGGCTGTTCCGCCGACGACACGCTGATCGTCTCGCAGGCGTCCAACCGGTCCGGGCGGCCCAACATCATCGAGGGCTGCGCGTTCCGGCTCGCCGCCCGGGCCACCGCGGTGGTGCAGCCGAACGTCACCGTGCCCGTTCACCTGGTGCGGACCACGATCACCGGACTGGACGGGCACACCTTCGACGGCACCGGGGCGCTGCACCTGACCGACGTGACCCTGACCGGCGCGGCCGGGGCCGCCCCGATCGTGGTCAGGGCCGCCGAGACGCGGATCTCCGGAGGCACGCTGACCGACACCGGGATCCGGCTGGCCGGCGCCGCCGACCAGCGCCTCACCGTCGGCGGCGGGGCGGTGCTTCGTGGCACCAACGCGGCGAAGGCCCTGCTCAGCCGGGATGCGGCCAGCGGTACGGTGCGCTGGGAGCTGGGCGGATACCTGAGCGTGGCCGCCGACGCGGACACCGCGCACGTGGTGGTCGAGTCCGGGCGGAACCGGTACTCGGCGGTCGGCACCCAGTTCAGCGGCGGTCGGCTGCGGCTGACCGACGCCGGCTTCGGCGCGGGTTCCTACCTGCACCACACCGGCTGCGTCGAGGAGGACGTCGACCGGACGCTGCCCGCCGCCGGGCCCCAGGTCCGCGACGCCGGCAACCTGACTGTCTGA
- a CDS encoding Gfo/Idh/MocA family protein, producing the protein MPQQDRPVTVALVGAGNRGQTYARWVAAHPERARLVAVADPRDHQRSLVTAAHPDAAGFTDWRDLLAAGVAADAVIVATQDRMHVEPAVAFAAAGHHLLVEKPLAPTAEECRRIVDTVRATGVLFAVCHVLRYTPYTDLVKRVVDSGVLGEVVSAQHLEPVGWWHFAHSYVRGPWRREDRATPMLLAKSSHDLDWLSYVTGRRIERVSSFGGLRHFRPDQRPAGATDRCLTCPVEPDCPYSAPKLYLPTLRERGPIWPVSVVTDGTDEPALLDALRTGPYGRCVYSCDNDVVDQQVVAMELTGGLTATFTVTAFTEQTHRQTRLFGTHGTLTGDGERVRVHDFRTDRIEQIDAGTVGGATAADDHGGGDSGVMDAFVRAVATGDGHHIRSGLDESLASHLAVFAAETARHTGTVVTVPAH; encoded by the coding sequence GTGCCGCAGCAGGACCGGCCGGTGACCGTGGCGCTGGTGGGCGCCGGCAACCGGGGCCAGACCTACGCCCGCTGGGTGGCCGCCCACCCGGAGCGGGCCCGGCTGGTCGCGGTCGCCGACCCGCGCGACCACCAGCGGTCCCTGGTCACCGCCGCGCACCCGGACGCCGCCGGGTTCACCGACTGGCGGGACCTGCTCGCGGCCGGGGTGGCCGCCGACGCGGTGATCGTCGCCACCCAGGACCGGATGCACGTGGAGCCGGCGGTCGCGTTCGCCGCCGCCGGCCACCACCTCCTGGTGGAGAAGCCCCTCGCCCCGACCGCCGAGGAGTGCCGGCGGATCGTCGACACGGTCCGCGCCACCGGGGTGCTCTTCGCGGTCTGCCACGTGCTGCGTTACACCCCCTACACCGACCTGGTGAAACGGGTGGTGGACAGCGGGGTGCTCGGCGAGGTCGTCAGCGCGCAGCACCTGGAGCCGGTCGGCTGGTGGCACTTCGCCCACTCGTACGTGCGCGGGCCGTGGCGGCGGGAGGACCGGGCCACCCCGATGCTGCTGGCCAAGTCCAGCCACGACCTGGACTGGCTGAGCTACGTCACCGGCCGGCGGATCGAGCGGGTGTCCAGCTTCGGCGGCCTGCGGCACTTCCGCCCCGACCAGCGTCCGGCCGGGGCCACCGACCGCTGCCTGACCTGCCCGGTCGAGCCGGACTGCCCGTACTCGGCACCGAAGCTCTACCTGCCGACGCTGCGCGAGCGCGGGCCGATCTGGCCGGTCAGCGTCGTCACCGACGGCACCGACGAGCCGGCGCTGCTCGACGCGCTGCGCACCGGCCCCTACGGGCGCTGCGTCTACTCCTGCGACAACGACGTCGTCGACCAGCAGGTGGTGGCGATGGAGCTCACCGGCGGGCTGACCGCCACCTTCACCGTTACCGCATTCACCGAGCAGACCCACCGACAGACCCGGCTGTTCGGCACGCACGGAACCCTGACCGGCGACGGCGAGCGGGTCCGGGTGCACGACTTCCGCACCGACCGGATCGAGCAGATCGACGCCGGCACGGTCGGCGGCGCCACCGCCGCCGACGACCACGGCGGTGGCGACAGCGGCGTGATGGACGCCTTCGTCCGCGCCGTCGCCACCGGGGACGGCCACCACATCCGGTCCGGACTGGACGAGTCGCTCGCCAGTCACCTCGCGGTATTCGCCGCCGAGACGGCCCGACACACCGGCACGGTCGTGACCGTGCCCGCGCACTGA
- a CDS encoding ABC transporter substrate-binding protein has translation MRVRRFAPVAVAALLTGLVAACGGDGAGSDGKQSVTMWIYPVIPDEASHRGFWDQQVTAFEADHPNIDVKVEIFPWAKREESLTTAIAGGKGPDVVYLIPDQLGKFHNVIEPVDEYLSDDAKADYLDNVRAAVTLDSRMLGAPILTSSNPLMCNARVFAEAGVTAYPKTWADLLALAPTFKAKGFDVTNYYADPNATLNQSFYPLLWQAGGDVFSADGKSVAFDGPEGVKALTFLKQLVDGGYVQKDLITSIPAFEQTNVAKNKVACTWQHVPADVEQFWGKENIKIFPPLAEAKSVGYGTVGSLSILKASKAKEAAGEWVDFVTGPSAATAYDKQGNYFSAKKSAGRLYADDPVRSAMEQTLTSTTVGTLHEKSREVMGVLAPEIQAALIGKKTPEQALADAAKAAEALL, from the coding sequence ATGCGAGTACGCAGGTTCGCGCCGGTCGCGGTCGCCGCACTGCTGACCGGGCTGGTCGCCGCGTGCGGCGGAGACGGCGCCGGTTCCGACGGGAAGCAGTCCGTCACCATGTGGATCTACCCGGTGATTCCCGACGAGGCCAGCCACCGGGGCTTCTGGGACCAGCAGGTCACCGCGTTCGAGGCCGACCACCCGAACATCGACGTCAAGGTGGAGATCTTCCCCTGGGCCAAGCGGGAGGAGTCGCTGACCACGGCGATCGCCGGTGGCAAGGGACCGGACGTGGTGTACCTGATTCCCGACCAGCTCGGCAAGTTCCACAACGTGATCGAGCCGGTCGACGAGTACCTCTCCGACGACGCGAAGGCCGACTACCTGGACAACGTCCGCGCCGCCGTCACCCTCGACAGCAGGATGCTCGGCGCCCCGATCCTGACCAGCAGCAACCCGCTGATGTGCAACGCGCGGGTGTTCGCCGAGGCCGGGGTCACCGCGTACCCGAAGACCTGGGCCGACCTGCTCGCCCTCGCCCCCACCTTCAAGGCCAAGGGCTTCGACGTCACCAACTACTACGCCGACCCGAACGCCACCCTGAACCAGTCGTTCTACCCGCTGCTCTGGCAGGCCGGCGGGGACGTGTTCAGCGCCGACGGGAAGTCGGTGGCCTTCGACGGACCGGAGGGCGTGAAGGCGCTGACCTTCCTCAAGCAGCTCGTCGACGGTGGGTACGTGCAGAAGGACCTGATCACCAGCATCCCGGCCTTCGAGCAGACCAACGTCGCCAAGAACAAGGTGGCCTGCACCTGGCAGCACGTCCCGGCCGACGTCGAACAGTTCTGGGGCAAGGAGAACATCAAGATCTTCCCGCCGCTGGCCGAGGCGAAGAGCGTCGGGTACGGCACCGTCGGCAGCCTGTCCATCCTGAAGGCCAGCAAGGCCAAGGAGGCCGCCGGTGAGTGGGTGGACTTCGTCACCGGGCCCTCGGCGGCCACGGCGTACGACAAGCAGGGCAACTACTTCTCCGCGAAGAAGTCGGCCGGCCGGCTCTACGCCGACGACCCGGTACGCAGCGCGATGGAGCAGACCCTGACCAGCACCACCGTCGGCACCCTGCACGAGAAGAGCCGCGAGGTGATGGGGGTGCTCGCCCCGGAGATCCAGGCCGCGCTGATCGGCAAGAAGACCCCCGAGCAGGCGCTCGCCGACGCGGCCAAGGCCGCCGAGGCGCTGCTCTGA
- a CDS encoding carbohydrate ABC transporter permease, protein MAVPAQVVARRSRRVVARREARWGLLFVLPAFLLFLAFRFGPAIAGLVLGFMEYAIGGEAEWTGLENARRLADDPVFWQSLRVTTVYTLLYVPLTVATSVGLALLVRRGFRGVGFFRSVFFLPVVTSLVLVATIFSWVFSSEGPWSRILGWLGLPDGSWLASSTLVVPALALVGVWSHFGYGMLIVLARLQDLPREQEEAALTDGAGPWQRFRWIVLPQLKPVLFFLLVIETTASFQVFDLVYAMTGGGPARASYTLVMALYDQGFKYFDLGYASAIGVALFVMTLVVALIQRLTLGRDK, encoded by the coding sequence ATGGCCGTACCGGCGCAGGTGGTGGCCCGACGATCCCGGCGGGTGGTCGCGCGGCGCGAGGCCCGCTGGGGTCTGCTCTTCGTCCTGCCCGCGTTCCTGCTGTTCCTGGCCTTCCGGTTCGGCCCGGCCATCGCCGGGCTGGTGCTCGGATTCATGGAGTACGCCATCGGTGGCGAGGCCGAGTGGACCGGGCTGGAGAACGCCCGACGGCTCGCCGACGACCCGGTGTTCTGGCAGTCGCTGCGGGTGACCACCGTCTACACCCTGCTGTACGTACCGCTGACCGTGGCCACGTCGGTCGGGTTGGCCCTGCTGGTCCGCCGGGGGTTCCGGGGCGTCGGCTTCTTCCGGTCGGTGTTCTTCCTGCCGGTGGTCACGAGTCTGGTGCTGGTCGCCACGATCTTCTCCTGGGTGTTCTCCAGCGAGGGACCGTGGTCGCGGATCCTCGGTTGGTTGGGCCTGCCGGACGGGTCCTGGCTGGCCTCCAGCACGCTGGTGGTGCCGGCGCTGGCGCTGGTCGGCGTCTGGTCGCACTTCGGGTACGGCATGCTGATCGTGCTGGCCCGACTCCAGGACCTGCCCCGGGAGCAGGAGGAGGCGGCGCTGACCGACGGGGCCGGCCCCTGGCAGCGGTTCCGCTGGATCGTGCTGCCGCAGCTGAAACCGGTGCTGTTCTTCCTGCTGGTGATCGAGACCACCGCCTCCTTCCAGGTCTTCGACCTGGTCTACGCGATGACCGGAGGCGGCCCGGCCCGGGCCAGCTACACCCTCGTCATGGCCCTGTACGACCAGGGCTTCAAGTACTTCGACCTCGGCTACGCCAGCGCGATCGGGGTGGCCCTGTTCGTGATGACCCTGGTCGTCGCGCTGATCCAGCGGCTCACCCTCGGGAGGGACAAGTGA
- a CDS encoding carbohydrate ABC transporter permease produces MTATATGHTAGATTARPDRPPRRRRAYRALEPGPAGRALRYVLLAVASVVTLFPFYAMVVLSLKPAAAVEFPASLLPWPVDVDAYQQVLASRSILRWLLNTVVYSVVSVVAVLLLAAMAGYAFAKKRFPGREAMFWSFLAMVMVPYHVTLIPTFILIAKAGGVDTYWGLILPTLANAQAVFLMRQFIQGLPDELFEAATIDGASEWRMFVRIVLPLCKPILATLGVFVFLWHWNDLLWPLIIGQSGDMRTLTVGIASLQQEQVPLSVMLAGSVVAFIPIFAAYLVGQRYFTEGVTMSGIKG; encoded by the coding sequence GTGACCGCCACCGCCACCGGACACACCGCCGGGGCCACCACCGCCAGGCCGGACCGGCCGCCCCGACGGCGGCGCGCCTACCGGGCCCTGGAGCCCGGACCCGCCGGCCGGGCGCTGCGGTACGTGCTGCTCGCCGTAGCCAGCGTGGTCACCCTCTTCCCGTTCTACGCGATGGTGGTGCTCAGCCTGAAGCCGGCCGCCGCCGTCGAGTTCCCGGCCAGCCTGCTGCCCTGGCCGGTGGACGTGGACGCGTACCAGCAGGTGCTGGCATCCCGGAGCATCCTGCGCTGGCTGCTCAACACCGTCGTCTACTCGGTGGTCAGCGTGGTGGCGGTGCTGCTGCTCGCCGCGATGGCCGGGTACGCCTTCGCCAAGAAGCGCTTCCCCGGACGGGAGGCCATGTTCTGGTCGTTCCTGGCCATGGTGATGGTGCCCTACCACGTCACCCTGATCCCCACCTTCATCCTGATCGCGAAGGCCGGCGGGGTGGACACCTACTGGGGGCTGATCCTGCCCACCCTGGCCAACGCGCAGGCGGTGTTCCTGATGCGGCAGTTCATCCAGGGCCTGCCGGACGAACTGTTCGAGGCCGCGACGATCGACGGCGCGTCGGAGTGGCGGATGTTCGTGCGGATCGTGCTGCCGCTGTGCAAGCCGATCCTGGCCACCCTCGGCGTGTTCGTCTTCCTGTGGCACTGGAACGACCTGCTCTGGCCGTTGATCATCGGGCAGAGCGGAGACATGCGCACGCTCACCGTCGGCATCGCCTCCCTCCAGCAGGAGCAGGTGCCGCTCAGCGTCATGCTGGCCGGCTCGGTGGTCGCCTTCATACCCATCTTCGCCGCGTACCTGGTCGGTCAGCGCTACTTCACCGAAGGCGTCACGATGTCCGGAATCAAGGGTTGA
- a CDS encoding NAD-dependent epimerase/dehydratase family protein translates to MFTNESELEERLARPSPALVADLTDGTGDLVVLGAGGKMGPSLCRLARRGLDAAGRTGDRVYAVSRWTDRAAAEALAADRVDPVPFDLLGDTDLGGLPDAADVVFMVGAKFGTSAAPYLAWVVNAVLPAAVARRYPTARIAAFSTGNVYPMVPVGSGGCREADPPGPVGDYAMSCLGREQVFAHAAATRGTPVAALRLNYAVDLRYGVLADIGQTVLAGEPVDVTTGHVNVVWQGYANEVALRSLRHATPDVFTLNLTGPETAPVRRIAERMGERLGRPVTPTGAEAPTALLSDATRCHALFGYPDVPLGTLIDWQADWLAAGLPTSGRPTKFAVRDGRF, encoded by the coding sequence ATGTTCACGAACGAGTCCGAGTTGGAGGAGCGGCTCGCCCGCCCGTCGCCGGCCCTGGTCGCCGACCTGACCGACGGCACCGGTGACCTGGTGGTACTCGGTGCCGGGGGCAAGATGGGGCCGTCGCTGTGCCGGCTGGCCCGCCGAGGGCTGGACGCCGCCGGCCGCACCGGCGACCGGGTGTACGCGGTGTCCCGCTGGACCGACCGCGCCGCCGCCGAGGCGCTCGCCGCCGACCGTGTCGATCCGGTGCCGTTCGACCTGCTCGGCGACACCGACCTGGGCGGACTGCCGGACGCCGCCGACGTGGTCTTCATGGTCGGCGCGAAGTTCGGCACCTCGGCCGCGCCGTACCTGGCGTGGGTGGTCAACGCGGTGCTGCCGGCGGCGGTCGCCCGCCGCTACCCGACGGCGCGGATCGCCGCGTTCTCCACCGGCAACGTCTACCCGATGGTGCCGGTGGGCTCCGGCGGCTGCCGGGAGGCCGACCCGCCCGGCCCGGTCGGCGACTACGCGATGAGCTGCCTCGGCCGGGAGCAGGTCTTCGCGCACGCCGCCGCCACCCGGGGCACGCCGGTGGCGGCGCTGCGGCTCAACTACGCCGTCGACCTGCGCTACGGGGTGCTCGCCGACATCGGGCAGACGGTGCTGGCCGGCGAGCCGGTCGACGTGACCACCGGGCACGTCAACGTGGTCTGGCAGGGCTACGCCAACGAGGTGGCGCTGCGGTCGCTGCGGCACGCCACGCCCGACGTGTTCACCCTCAACCTGACCGGCCCGGAGACCGCCCCGGTACGGCGGATCGCCGAGCGGATGGGTGAGCGGCTCGGTCGGCCGGTCACTCCCACCGGCGCCGAGGCGCCCACCGCGCTGCTCAGCGACGCCACCCGCTGCCACGCCCTGTTCGGCTACCCGGACGTGCCGCTGGGCACCCTCATCGACTGGCAGGCCGACTGGCTCGCCGCCGGTCTGCCCACCTCGGGCAGGCCGACGAAGTTCGCCGTCCGCGACGGAAGGTTCTGA
- a CDS encoding dihydrodipicolinate synthase family protein, protein MSLDLLRAGTVIPAHPLALTADRRLDERRQRALTRYYLAAGAGGVAVGVHTTQFTIRQVGLLEPVLALAAEVVDGEAGRPVVKVAGACGDTTQAVAEAELAAGLGYHAVLLSPVVPGADEAALLARAKAVGEVLPVVGFYLQPAIGGPRLSTAFWRAFADLPSVVAVKLAPFDRYRTLEAVRGIATADRGAQVALYTGNDDHIVGDLLGGFAGRRFVGGLLGQWAVWTRAAVELFERVRAARAGDAAALALLTGQAAAVTDANAAVFDAAHGFHGCIAGVHEVLRRQGLLDGVWCLDPAEGLSPGQAGELTRVAAAHPWLTDDEFVAAHRDDWLR, encoded by the coding sequence ATGTCCCTGGATCTGCTGCGGGCCGGCACGGTCATCCCCGCCCACCCGCTCGCGCTGACCGCCGACCGGCGGCTCGACGAACGTCGGCAGCGAGCGTTGACCCGCTACTACCTGGCCGCCGGTGCGGGTGGGGTGGCCGTCGGGGTGCACACCACCCAGTTCACGATTCGTCAGGTGGGACTGCTGGAACCGGTGCTCGCCCTGGCCGCCGAGGTGGTCGACGGCGAGGCCGGGCGGCCGGTGGTGAAGGTCGCCGGGGCGTGCGGCGACACCACCCAGGCGGTCGCCGAGGCGGAACTCGCCGCCGGGCTGGGGTACCACGCCGTACTGCTCTCCCCGGTGGTGCCCGGCGCGGACGAGGCCGCCCTGCTGGCCCGGGCGAAGGCGGTCGGCGAGGTGCTGCCGGTGGTGGGGTTCTACCTCCAGCCGGCGATCGGCGGACCCCGACTGTCGACGGCGTTCTGGCGGGCCTTCGCCGACCTGCCGTCGGTGGTGGCGGTGAAGCTGGCCCCGTTCGACCGGTACCGCACGCTGGAGGCGGTACGCGGCATCGCCACCGCCGACCGGGGCGCCCAGGTGGCCCTCTACACCGGCAACGACGACCACATCGTCGGCGACCTGCTCGGCGGGTTCGCCGGCCGGCGGTTCGTCGGCGGGTTACTCGGCCAGTGGGCCGTCTGGACCCGCGCTGCGGTGGAGCTGTTCGAGCGGGTCCGGGCTGCACGGGCCGGGGACGCGGCGGCGTTGGCGCTGCTCACCGGCCAGGCGGCGGCGGTCACCGACGCCAATGCCGCCGTTTTCGACGCGGCGCACGGCTTCCACGGCTGCATCGCCGGGGTACACGAGGTGCTGCGCCGGCAGGGACTGCTCGACGGGGTGTGGTGCCTCGACCCGGCCGAGGGGCTCTCCCCCGGCCAGGCCGGGGAACTGACCCGGGTCGCCGCCGCGCACCCGTGGTTGACCGACGACGAGTTCGTCGCCGCGCACCGCGATGACTGGCTCCGCTGA
- a CDS encoding hydroxyacid dehydrogenase produces MTVVDVPRPLRAQFFPDRVGERLAAVAECTLLDEPGALTHPGLAPVLARAEVLVTTWGVPRLDADLLDRAPALRLVAHTGASVKPFVTGELFARGVAVTQAGQGMARAVAEVALAFTLALLHRLPRVDHALHAGAEWHVAEAVPPRHELLGCPVGVVGASRTGRAYLELVRLLGAEVSVADPTLTPADAAALGARLVALDELLAGSRIVALHAPTLPETRHLVGARELALLPDGAGLVNTARSWLVDEAALVAELATGRIDAALDVFDDEPLPVGHPLRALPNVLLTPHQAAGTVQGRRRQGEIVVDEIVRYAAGRPLAHAVTPELLARLG; encoded by the coding sequence GTGACCGTGGTGGACGTGCCGCGGCCGCTGCGCGCGCAGTTCTTCCCGGACCGGGTCGGCGAACGGCTCGCCGCCGTCGCCGAGTGCACCCTGCTCGACGAACCCGGCGCGCTCACCCACCCCGGACTCGCCCCGGTGCTGGCCCGGGCGGAGGTGCTCGTGACCACGTGGGGCGTGCCCCGGCTCGACGCGGACCTGCTGGACCGGGCCCCGGCGCTGCGGCTGGTCGCGCACACCGGGGCCTCGGTGAAGCCGTTCGTGACCGGGGAGCTCTTCGCCCGGGGCGTGGCGGTCACCCAGGCCGGGCAGGGCATGGCCCGTGCGGTGGCCGAGGTGGCGCTGGCGTTCACCCTGGCGCTGCTGCACCGGCTGCCCCGCGTCGACCACGCGCTGCACGCCGGCGCCGAGTGGCACGTCGCCGAGGCGGTCCCGCCCCGGCACGAGCTGCTCGGCTGCCCGGTCGGGGTGGTCGGGGCGTCCCGTACCGGCCGGGCGTACCTGGAGCTGGTGCGGCTGCTCGGCGCGGAGGTCAGCGTGGCCGACCCGACCCTGACCCCGGCGGACGCCGCCGCGCTCGGGGCCCGGCTGGTGGCGCTGGACGAGTTGCTGGCCGGCAGCCGGATCGTGGCGCTGCACGCGCCGACCCTGCCGGAGACCCGGCACCTGGTCGGGGCCCGCGAACTGGCCCTGCTGCCCGACGGCGCGGGACTGGTCAACACCGCCCGCTCCTGGCTGGTGGACGAGGCGGCACTCGTCGCCGAACTGGCCACCGGCCGGATCGACGCCGCACTGGACGTCTTCGACGACGAGCCACTGCCGGTCGGGCACCCGCTGCGCGCACTGCCGAACGTCCTGCTCACCCCACACCAGGCGGCCGGCACGGTGCAGGGCCGCCGACGACAGGGCGAGATCGTGGTGGACGAGATCGTCCGGTACGCCGCCGGGCGGCCCCTGGCGCACGCGGTGACGCCCGAACTGCTCGCCCGACTGGGCTGA
- a CDS encoding fumarylacetoacetate hydrolase family protein codes for MRFMRIGPVGAERPVLVDGGEHFDLTGVTADIDAAFLADDPVGRVRAAGPLPGIDVAGQRVGAPVARPGAVLCIGQNYAAHAAESGVAPPAEPILFHKSPNTVVGPYDEVLVPRGSTRTDWEVELAVVIGSRVRYLDSPAEALAHVAGYAVSNDVSEREYQFADPGGQWAKGKSCETFNPLGPWLVTPDEVGDPQALRLRSWVNGEPRQDSRTADMIFDVAFLIWHLSRYTVLEPGDVLNTGTPQGVALSGRFPYLRPGDTVEVEIEGLGRQRNPLGAA; via the coding sequence ATGCGGTTCATGCGGATCGGGCCGGTCGGCGCCGAACGTCCGGTGCTCGTCGACGGCGGGGAGCACTTCGACCTGACCGGGGTCACCGCGGACATCGACGCGGCGTTCCTCGCCGACGACCCGGTCGGCCGGGTCCGGGCGGCCGGGCCGCTGCCCGGGATCGACGTGGCCGGCCAGCGGGTCGGCGCACCGGTCGCCCGCCCCGGCGCGGTGCTCTGCATCGGGCAGAACTACGCCGCGCACGCCGCGGAGAGCGGCGTCGCCCCGCCGGCCGAGCCGATCCTGTTCCACAAGTCGCCGAACACCGTGGTCGGGCCGTACGACGAGGTGTTGGTCCCACGCGGGTCCACGAGGACGGACTGGGAGGTCGAGCTGGCCGTGGTGATCGGCTCCCGGGTGCGCTACCTGGACTCGCCGGCCGAGGCCCTCGCGCACGTCGCGGGGTACGCGGTCAGCAACGATGTGTCGGAGCGGGAGTACCAGTTCGCCGACCCGGGTGGGCAGTGGGCCAAGGGCAAGTCGTGCGAGACGTTCAACCCGCTCGGCCCGTGGCTGGTGACCCCGGACGAGGTGGGCGACCCGCAGGCGCTGCGGCTGCGTTCCTGGGTCAACGGCGAGCCCCGGCAGGATTCCCGCACCGCCGACATGATCTTCGACGTGGCGTTCCTGATCTGGCACCTGTCCCGGTACACCGTGCTCGAACCGGGAGACGTGCTGAACACCGGCACCCCGCAGGGGGTGGCGTTGTCCGGCCGGTTCCCGTACCTGCGCCCGGGCGACACAGTCGAGGTGGAGATCGAAGGGCTGGGCCGGCAGCGCAACCCCCTCGGCGCGGCGTGA